The nucleotide window CGTCGGTGAGTTTTCGCGGCGGATGGTGCGTCACGCGGGCGGCAAATTCGCGGTCACGACGACAAACGACCGGCGCGCCGCGATCGACGGCGCCGCGTTCGTGCTGACGCAGTTTCGCGTCGGCGGGCAGAAGGCGCGACACGAAGATATCAAGCTCGGTCTGCGTCACGGGCTTGTCGGCCAGGAGACGACCGGCGTCGGCGGCATGGCCAAGGCGCTTCGCACGATCCCCGTCATTCTCGACATCTGCCGCGACGTCACCAAGGTCGCCCGGGACGCGTGGATCATCAATTTCACGAACCCGTCGGGCCTCATCACCGAGATGATCCTGAACCACACCGACGCCGAGCGGTGCGTCGGGCTTTGCAACGTGCCGATCGAAATGAAGATGAATATCGCCAAATACCTCGGCATCGAGGAGTCGCGCGTGCGCATGGAGTCCGTCGGCCTGAACCACCTGGGGTGGGTGCGCCGCGTGGATGTGGACGGCGAGAACATCCTGCCGCGCGTCATGGAGGTGCTCGCAGGCGCCGATGGACCCAAAAACATCCCCGACCTGCAGATCGCGCCGGAGCTGCTGCATTCGCTTGGCGCGCTGCCGCTTTGGTACTGCCGCTATTTCTACAACACGGATTCCGTCATCGCGGAGTTGAAGTCGAAAACGAAAACGCGCGCCGAGGAGGTGATGGAGATCGAAAACGCGCTTCTTGCGAAGTACCGCGACGAGTCGGTCGTCACGAAGCCCGCGGAGCTCGACCAGCGGGGCGGCGCGTACTATTCCAAGATCGCCGTGGAACTGATCGACGCGATCGTGCACGACACCGGCGCGGAGCACACCGTCAACACGCACAACGGCGGCGCGATGCCGGACCTGCCCGACGCGAGCGTGGTTGAGGTGCTGGCGAAGATCGACGCGAACGGCGCGCACACGATTCCCACCGCGCCGATGGAGCCGCACATCCGCGCGCTCGTGCAGTCGGTGAAGGCGTACGAGGAGCTGACGATCGAGGCGGCGCTGAACAAGTCGTACGGCGCCGCGTTCCGCGCGCTGATCACGAACCCGCTGGGGCCGAAGGCGGAAAACGCGAAGGCGGTGCTGGACGACATTCTCGCGACGAACGGGTTGGAGTACGTCTGAGAAATAGTCTGGAAGTCTGGAAGTCTGGAAGTCTGAAAAATCATCGCAACAAGCCTGGGAGCGCAGGCGTCCCGCCTGCTTCGAGCGCGACTCCCTGGGACCGCAGGTGTCCTCACCTGCTTCGTAAAAAAGTTCCGCCATCCCGACACGCCCCCAAATACCACGCCCCCCGTCGACACCGCGCGGCGACTCCCTGGGACCGCAGGTGTCCTCACCTGCTTCGAATGCGATGTCGCGTTTCCCAACAGCCGGCCCACGACGCACGCGGGGCGGCTATCAACTCTTTGCGTCCCTTGTGCTAGCGTTCCCCGATTTCGCGTGCATACCCAGGGGCAACCATGACCGACGGCGACGTGCGGCCGGAGCTTGATCACGAGAACGGGCGCAAGCTCTCGTTCGCGGAGATGTTCACGTACTCGTTCGGCGAGCTTGGCGTATCGTTGTCGCCGGCGATCGTCGCGGGCTGGCTGATCTATTTCTACACCGGCCGCATGGCCGACGCCGGCTCCGCGGCCGTGCCAATGACCGGCATCGTCCTGACGCAACAGGCGCCGATGTTCCTCGTCTCCGCGTGGGGAATCGCGTTCCTCGGCCTGTTCGGGCGGCTTGTCGACTCG belongs to bacterium and includes:
- a CDS encoding 6-phospho-beta-glucosidase — protein: MKICIIGGGSTYTPEVIDGLIGRAGALGLSEIVLQDIDNTRLDVVGEFSRRMVRHAGGKFAVTTTNDRRAAIDGAAFVLTQFRVGGQKARHEDIKLGLRHGLVGQETTGVGGMAKALRTIPVILDICRDVTKVARDAWIINFTNPSGLITEMILNHTDAERCVGLCNVPIEMKMNIAKYLGIEESRVRMESVGLNHLGWVRRVDVDGENILPRVMEVLAGADGPKNIPDLQIAPELLHSLGALPLWYCRYFYNTDSVIAELKSKTKTRAEEVMEIENALLAKYRDESVVTKPAELDQRGGAYYSKIAVELIDAIVHDTGAEHTVNTHNGGAMPDLPDASVVEVLAKIDANGAHTIPTAPMEPHIRALVQSVKAYEELTIEAALNKSYGAAFRALITNPLGPKAENAKAVLDDILATNGLEYV